AGGTGGAATGAGATAAGAgtgtttatatctgtgtgtttttgtgtgtgtgtgtgtgcgtgtatgtgtgtgtgtgtgtgtgtgtggggggggggggggggggttaagggtcCCCTTGACATGGTGAttggaaaaataattaaaagaacCCTATATAGGCCTGGAAAAATCATTATGGTATGCAGATTTACAGTAGCGATGGCAGCGGGGAGGACAAATCAAGGTGTGCTCTTTAATTAATACAACTGCTGATACAAAGTCTGAAGAATCCAGGGCTTACTATGACTATGAATACCCACACTATTAGGGTTGCTGTGCTTCAAAGCCTTGGGGATCCCCGACGCAACAATAAAAGCCCTAGATTCCCATTTTCCTCGACACAGCAAAAGTCCAGAAGGTTTATTGACCTGATTTCTGCAAATAATTCAGTTTCCCATAGCCTCGCTGTAAAATAGAAAAACTTTTTATGACCACAAAGTAGATATATGCCATTGCCATACCACAATACTGCATACATTCTTAGTAACCTAAAACTATGTCATATGTCCACACTGTCTAATGAGCATGTCTATGTGACATGAtgacacttacaaagttattaTAGATACATTCTATCATTTTTTGccaaaatattaaaaataagcAAGGGACAAaaaggcacaggcacacacatacacacacacacacacacacacacacacacacacacacacacacacacacacacacacacacacacacacacacacacacacacacacacacacacacacacacacacacacacacacacacacacacacagaaccacacacacacacacacacacacacacacacacacacacacacacacacacacacacacacacacacacacaaacgcacacacacacacacacacacacacacacacacacacacacacacacacacacacaccaaacgcacgcacacacacacacacacacacacacacacacacacacacacacacacacacacacacacacacacacacacacacacacacacacacacacacacacacacacacacacaccaaacagacgTTCTAGACATAAGCCTTCTATCCTTAACCTGCCCTTGAaatcacagacacagagaaatcCATTTTTGTGCGGTTTAAAACTGTCTATTCATCTCCCAGCACACATTAGATTAATCTCAGACCATAGAGCTGCCATTCTTTACTACAGAGGTTCTATCCGTCTGTCTAGATAGGATTGAATCCAATCAGGCATAGATTAATGAAAGAGTGCGTAGTCTACCATTGAGGACCAGAAAAAATGAAATCATCTGTGGCGATGGGCACACTTGAGCACCTATTCCCCAAACCACACCATGAAGCTCTTAATAGACCCCCCCTTGAACTCGTTAGATAACAAACTATTCTCAACCTCTGCTAAACATACCTACGTACATACTCAGTCAAGCAAAGCCAACACCAACACTTTTCCTTCATGTTGTTGTTATGATACTTCTATTGGCAAATCTATTTTATTTGGAGCTTCATAGCTATAAATCCCTTTCAGGTCCAGTATAGCTTTTTAATTTGTTCCCTAGCAAGTTAATTCCAGGGTTGTGATACACTACTTAATACTATATGTTACGTTCCACGGCCTAAACGGATTTCCCATGTGGAGGTACATATGCAGTACATTGATGCTCTTTCGACAATTCTATCTGCTTGATAGGTTAATCAGTATTAATACGTCCATCACGTTAcacataaaatatacatttcatGACATTGATTAATGCATTATGGGCACAGAATCACACGCCAAACTGGGACTATGCAATGTAATAAAGCATTTATGAGCAATAGCCATTTCCCACTGGGCCACTAATGGCCACAATTACTTATTCTGGGTGTTTACAGCTTCAGAAAGCATTACCAAACTATACTAACTCTCTTTGCGAAACAGAAAAGTAGAAGTCGCCAGGGGGATTTCTAGCCAATCCTTGGCCGGACCTCATGCGTTTTAGAAGACGGATTGATTTGAGCTCTAACAGCCTCTGCTGGGAGGCTGATGAGCCATGAGGCCTTACTGAGACAAGTATATCCATTGTCGCAACTGAACATACTTATCTTTTCTAATGCTCTCCCGTTCAATAAAAGGAAGAGGGTGGACAGCGGAGGCATGGTGGATGAAGAGCAGGGCATTGGTTTTGTGCCCCcagcgaggaggaagaggagggatgtGCCGAAAGGGGGCCCGCGGTGAAGGATAATGTTGATTTCCTTCGTTTTGATCAGGGGAAATTGTTTTACGGCATTGGATTTGGTGGGCCCCACGACTATTCCTTAGGCTTGTAAGTCAGGCAGCTGTAGCTTAGCCCTGAAGAACTACATGGATTGATCGAGTCACGACCGGGAAAAACTATTAACTATGAACATCAacgcaagaaaaaaatatctatatatttttgggTGAAAATTGAATTTGAAAACTATTATTGAGttggaaataatacaattcaaagaaaggaaaaaaatgaataaatgccCTCAtaggaaagagaggaaagaaatAATTATCTTGGattgaagagagggaggggaggtgctCCCTATGTAAACCAGGGAACACTTTGAACCGCACCATCTGTAAAGGTGCGgttgaaaacattgtttttccaTCTTTCCCCAGAAGGGGAATGAGCCATTAAAGTCCCAAGTTGACCCCTGTTATCTCCAGGAGATACGGAGCACACTATGAGAAGCCAAGGAGAGGGCTACTTATCTGAAACAATAGATGTGCAAGAGCGCCACAGGCGTGCGGTAAGGAGGGAATCATTGCCCCCAATCTCCAAGGAGATCAAAACCAAGAGAATGGGATTGATGGCAAGTTTGACAGAAGTTGGTGTGCAGTAATAGTCACATAGAGTTGAAAAGGGAGCATGAACCTGAAGTTTAGATGTGagtaacagagacagagacagagacagagagagagagagagagagagagagagagagagagagagggggagagagagagagagggggagagagagagagagaggagagagagagagagaggagagagagagagagagagagagagagagagagagagagagagagagagagagagacgaagacagagacagagagaaagcatACAGGGCGATCACCAACACATACCTGTTTCCTGGATGACAATGCGCTTTTGGGCCGTTTCTCGCGGACGGTTTTCCCCACTTCGGCTCTCTCCCTGCAGCTGCGGCGTAGCGTTGGGGCCCCGGTGCTGACGGTGCCTGTGTCTGATTGGTTCGGCAGGGGGCTGGAGGGACAACATTTCATGGGTCGTTAGGACAAACTGTGATTGCGACGGAAGACAACTGATATTGTTTCACTGACATGTATGGGCTAATCAGAACATGGATTGACTTCCTTTCGTTGATCTTTCCCATAGAGCTCTTTGAGTGTGACAATACAGTACTAGATGTATTATAACCACCTCTACCATGACAGACAACTTATGTATACAACTTATATATGTCAAATGCAAATGAAGATCCTGGCATTATCTATGGGTTAAAGGTGTAGAATGCATATTACAGAGGTGCATTCATGGGAAAACCACATGGAACTGCTGAATATTGGACAAGGTTTTGAAGTATATGTCAAGGGGAATTTGATTGGACGCTATTATGGAACCTCATGATAAAATTTAATCATCATGATTAAACATATAATTAAGCTGTCGTAATTCACTTTTTGAGTGACTGATTACATTTTTCTATTAATTGCGGACATTGAATGCATTAGCAATGTTACAAATTTAGCTTATCCTTACTTTAAGGCATAACAAGAAATGAACACTGTAACAAATGTCATCGGGTTGGTCTCACTGGGTTGGCCTCTTACCTGAGATATAGTATCCGTGCTATCAGACCATACAGCACGATGGCCAGGAGAAGTGGCACCACGTAGAAAATGGCAAAGTCAATGAGGTAGATGGGCAGGTACAGCTCCCGCTTCACCTTGTAGCCACACTGAACATGTCCACTCTCAACCACCTGCAATTCATGCAACGTGTTGTGGGTAGAAGCCTTCAATATGGGACATATGATATACAAGTCATGAAGGGGGTCATACATCTTAATGAAGAATGATGTTAGGCTGTGgacactggggatcgaacccagtaccttacACCTCAAAGTCAAACACTCCTAGGCACTACATCATCCTGGCCCCAATTTGTCGTTTCTTGGCAAAGAGACTAATGCATTTGATCTTAAATAGGAAAAATACTCAAATCTTTTTTATTCTGGGACAGTTGCTCCGAAACTAAAATGGGATTTCAATGGAAAATCTTTCCCGAACCTTAATGTCGACCAGGAAGAACCACAGCATGCAGTAGATGCAGGTGAAGACCCAAACCCCGGCAATGATCCGCTTGGCCCGGGAGACTGTGCACACCGTCTTGGCCCGCATTGGATGACAGATAGCGATGTACCTGCACATTGGGAGCGGCCCGGGGATAACTGAACTTTAAAAAGAGCAACGTTGCCTCAGAGCTGATGGCATTCCACTCCGAAGTATTTGCTGATTTATGATGATTTGAGTAACTTCATCTTTTAAAACAAACCACGCAATAATTCATGGACATTCGAGTGGTAGACAACAGCCCCATCTAGTAGGCCTAAAGATATTGATggcaatacaaataaacaattcCCCCTGCCTTATGTATAAGCATAGTAACAACTCTGTGGCCATTGCTAAGGAGTTTTGTAGGGAAGACGACAGCATGGTCTGTACACATGCTGTCTGGATCCACGGGACGCCAATTGTAGTTTGATAGTCTGTGTATTTGAGTTGTTGTGAACCCCAGGGGTTAGAGCAGAGTGGCAGCACCTGTTTTTCTGGCCTCTGTTGTGCAGCCAAGGCATTTACACATAGGTCCTACTGAATGGAATGACGACACACAACGCATCTTCCCTCAAGTTGGGAGTAGCTAATATGATTATACAGGACTAAGAGAAGTGCAAGTAGAAGTTTTATGCAAGAGTGCGTTATTGAGGACACTTTCCCTTGTGGTTTGCAATCGTgttgacacacatatacacgcacagtTGCAAAGTAAAAgtgaaaaacaaacagcaaacaacaacgaaacaaaataagcaaaaacaaaaacaggctTGACCCAAGAGGCCGGCCCCACTCACTTCAGCCCCTCACTCACCTCTCCACCGTGAACGCCGtgatggagcaggaggagacgtTGATGCCCAGGTACTGGAGGTAGGTGATGCCCAGGCACCCCGAGTGACCAAACACCCACGTGCCCGACAGGCTCTCCGCCACGTTGGGCAGCCCCGCCGCCACCAGCACGGTGAGGTCGGCGACGGCCAGGCTCACCAGGTAGCAGTTGGTGGGCGTCCTCATGTGGCGCGTGGTGAGCACCACCAGGACCACCATGACGTTGCCCACGATGCCCGCGGTGCacaccagcagcaccaggaaCACCGACACCGTCTTGAACTCCAGCGACTCGGCCACGGGCGGGGTCAGGCCCAGCGAGACGTTGGTGGGGGCGGCGATCCGGGCGCTGCCGTTGGCCGCCATGTGTGACGCGAGGGACTTGGACTTGGGGTGTTTGGATTGTGTCGCCGGGTGCGAACCCTCTGACGCTCCGATGGATTAGGGCTAATTTGGTGGTAAGTTAATTGTGGAGTCGTTTGCCGGTCTTAAATGTCATTGGAATCAAATGTCAAATTGATTCCAATCAAGGATGACATATTATTTGTGAGGAGGGGAATTACATCTAATTTCAATCAGAGATCAAAGAGGACTTGCTTTTTCAAAATGCACACAAAGGCCACATCTCCGCATTGAACAGAGACAggctaaaataaatataatgttaTTACTTTTTCAAATAGGTACAAATGTTTAAGCATCatcttttcttttgttgttttaaaatgcaCTGTTAAGCACCTTGGGGTTGTACCAGACCATGAAATGTGCTATGTAAGAAAATGGgtattattataatcataattATAAAGCAGGATAAATTACAGGCTAGAGTCTGTTAAATGGTTTCCTCCGTTTCCTGATCAATCTCTGTGTCAATAAGTACACCTCAGTTCTTCCATCAATTCACCGGCCTCTCGGCCTCTTTTCGCAGGGAGACTTTCAGCTTTCATTATGGCTCCACATTGATGACAGACCAGCATTGAGGGTAAATATACTGGCAGGCCATTCCTTGACCCTTCTACACATGATCAGTTTTAGTGCGATCCACCTGCAGAGAGAAGATACACTATAGAAATCTACAGAAAGACAGGGTTATCTACAGCCTGTATGGTGGATGGAAGCAACtgccacacaaaacacacattcattcattcattcatgcactTGCCTActcacctctccctctttcctcctgtgtgtgggtctgtttgtgtgtgtgcgcatgtgcgtgtgcatgtgtgcatggttCTTGCCTGGAGGTGGTGTTTTTTGACTCCTCTTTGGGTATTGAAAGCATGTGTGCAGTCAGCTGTATCATGCTCTCCTACGGAAGGCACAGTGATAACAGAAACCAGGTGGTAGTCCCTGTAAATATTCCAGGTAATGAAATGTTACGGCATTACTATGCCAATAGGTATATTAGCCATAGTAATGGTAATTAATTACTACGGTATTCTGCATCCTATGCTGCAATGGGGATAACTAATTCCAATATCTCTTAATGATACAATGCCAAGAAATCCGAAAAAACCTTGTGACAAAGGCagaatattttttaattgggAAATCTACAGTAAATAATGATCTGAAATGAGTTTTAGTCTTAAATGTAACTTTATTTTGGCTGGCACTTTGCCTATGATGTTTTAGCACTGCTGCAACAATCCAATAGACAGTACTGAAGATGTGTTTTACCCCTTACTGTTTCTGCAAAAGGTCTCATTCTACTAAAGGATCAATTAACAGGCATGTGTCCGTGCTGTTAAAGTGGTCAGGCGCTGGATGTCTTTTCCAGGCATGTGTTCGGCAGCatttagatatatattttatgtatattaGAGCCACAGTCTTTCTCTGATCCAATCGAGATGGACAGAAAATTATGAAGTAATTTAGCGCAGACACACAATGGTAGAGCTCTCACGGCACCCACTGTTACTAAAATAGGCCAGCTGCAAGAGGGACCACCTTGGCAGACCCAGCAGGCCTGCCCATTGACCATTTTGATTCCCATCAGCAGTGCTGCTGGAATATATAAGTATGATTGGAATAGCTATTAAAATCCCTTTTTTGGTATTCAGTTGCACGATGACTATGCCTGATGATGacataaataataacaataactgtCCCTAAAAGTAACAAtagtaacaataataataatcatcctAATCCTTTATGACATAATAATGACATTACATACAGCCTACCTACACGTTTAACATTTCTTTAATATGTATTAATACGGTAACCTATCTCGGATTCGGTCCCACATCATTATTTTAGGATCCAAGAAAGCGTCCAGTCAGTTAGGTTCGCTTATGATATAGCACGACGTGTTGATTGTAAGTTCCCCAGTCCCCGTCAAATTCCATGCTCATCTTTAATTTCTGGATTCCAATAAGCACTTCAATTACAGTACCTGGGTTGTGACTTGAATTCGAGTAATGCAATCATGTACGTAAACGGAAATAAGGCAGTCGTGTGACAACCAGAAAGGAGAAAATAGCAAGTCTGGGGGTATTAACAACTTTGTGAGGTTAATTACTTTGTATAGGCTAGTTAAGATGTttctgtattttatatattttgcgtaaattgttacatttcttttctttacataggcctacacaatttaaaattattaaataggCTATCAAGGGCCGTTTAAATAAGATTTGACAGCATGACATCCAATTATACTAGAAAGAAAATCATGTCGCCTACCTTCTATCTCGAATCCTGGTAGAATCCTGGCAAATGCATTTTATTCAATAATTTACTGTACTTCCAAATCCCAGCCATTCAACCACGTCAATTCAGTTTATAGAAAGATTTCAATGcattaaaaactaaaaaaggaaaggaaaaagaaagaaggCATGTTCACCAGACAGCACTCTTTATACTACTGCGCTTTACTTCCACAGTGCGAGAGAGCGCTATCAACGCTCTGCTCTGCCTGTCTAGGGAGCGGCGGAGGGTCATGGCGCCCCCATGCGTTCAAATGATTAATATCTTTATTTGCATGTCATTTGAAATAAAGCATCTTAAAGTGGGCTTCTTGTTGGGGATTTATGCAAACATTATTTGGAATTGAGGTGCACTGAATATGTCATACCATCAGCAAGGGGATATTTTACTTCCCCCGCGTTGTTTGCTTTAGGCTATAGCCGAAATATAACACTAAATGAAACATTGACCGCTTGTCGTTTTTCTGCACCGCGGCTTTTCCCCAACTGTCGCGTGTTGATGACGTCAATGTAATGGCCGCTGTCGCTGTGTGGTGTAGGGCTTATTATTTTCTGAAACACAGCGGATAAAATAACCAGAAAATATTATTGTACTGCGTAAAAGCGATTTAATAGAATCGGGGCAGTTCGTTACGCAGCAAACCTGTCTTCAACGAGGTCCAGGTTGACAAGGTGAACAGGATTGTTTTGATCTAAGCTACCACTAGCAAAATAGCAGAGCTCCTCGCCGTTAGGAGTGGTTGCATTGTTAATAGAAAGAAGCATGCATGCTCCATGTCTGATAGTGAAATCCAAGCGcgcactgtcattttttatttgactaCATGGGTGAAGTAGGGTCAGTCGCTTTGTCTAATCATGTACCCATGATCAGTGGGAAGTATGGTTTGGCGTTGACAAGTTTTGGGCCTTGTTGCTAGCTAGCCCGATCCAAGTAGCAGTAATGTCAGCAGCCACTGTACTTCAAAATGTAACTAATATTGGGAATCATATCCGCGGAGTTCGCGATATATGCGCGTCCTAAAAATATATTGCCCTACTTCTATAGTGTATACTTTTAATCGATATTCAGCGATGGCTAACTTTTATATCAGCATCCATGCAATATCCATGTATTTCATgatttaaagtattttatttttaagtgtCGTTATCAAAGCTTCGTCCTTTGTAGTCCAGCCTCTGATGTTCCTAAACGTTGCtcctctgttttttttcttcatgttaTTTGATGTTTGTTTACTCAAGTGGAACAATCTTTGATGGATACCCCTGAAAGCCCGACCCAGTCCCCTCAGTCacctgaggagcaggagaaaggCTGTTCAGACAGCGAGCTGCTGGATTCTCCCGACGAGGAGGGCAGGGTTATCTCAGACAACGAGTTAGTCGACGACGAGGACAAtggagagctggaggaggaggaagaggaagacatcCAGCAGTTGGCGAGTGTAGGGCGAGATTCCGAGTTGGAGGATGAAGACGAGGTGGTCCCAGAATTTGTCTCAGACCCAGATGACGACGATGAGCCCATCGGCGAGGGGGGGACAGGCAGCGGGATGATGGGGCCCGACGACGAGACCATCCTGCTGATGGACGGAGACGACGACCCTCCGCGGAAGAGCCATTCGGCtgacgatgacgatgaagaggaggagggagaggaggacaatgaagcagaagaggaagaagtcATTGATACGCCACAGTCTCCAGATGCCGAGCCAGACCACGGCAATAGATATTCGGCCCGAGGGAGAGAGCCCCTAGAAGATggcgaggaggaagacgaggaggacgacgaggaggacaacgaggaagaggagaagaagaaggaaagcCATCAGTCTCCTGGCCATGAGCCGAAGGATTCTGCAGCAGGGCACAAACCTGTAACAGTAGTtacagaggaggtggaggagggggaggaggaggaggaagaaggagaagaacaacaacaacaatattgcaacagggtggaggaggaagaggaagaagacgaaTATAAGAACAGGGCAGCAGAGGAGGCCAAGAGGAGGACcgaagaggatgaggaaaatgctcggaggaggaggagggcggcagTGGCACGGGAGATGAAGGAGGACACGGCGTCGGCCTCCCGGGAGCTGGATGAGCATGAGCTGGACTACGACGAGGAGGTCCCAGAGGAGCCAAGCGCCCCCCCGGCCGCcgaggatgaggacgaggaagaggaaggcaaGGTGGAGCAGGGAGACGGGGAGCACGCGGAGGACAAACTCCGAAGCATGAGGAAAAGGGAGAAGAAGCCCATCCTCCCCCCTTCACCCAGGGACGGCCCGTCCAGGAAGGCGGGGGACCATAAGGGCCCGGAGAGGGGTCGCAGAGACTCTTTCAAGAAGAAAGACGAGGATGACGGGGAGATGGACGAAGGAGAGATAGACGTAAGTGAACCCCTGCAACGCCATTTGTTTTGCTGAATGCaaagtgtgccttaagcaaaacaaacaaccaaataGCTGTGCTAGGCAGGGGCATTCATTGCCGTCACTTCGATTCAAATTTGGTGGTACTCGTTATGCTTTTGATCAATTTATTTTTGCTACGGATTTAAATGTAGACCCTTCACATGATCTAGATTATGAGTACTAGTACCACAGGTGTACTGTAAGGGATGTCTCCTTCCTAGCTGCATAGCACCAAAAACAACTGTCTGTCCTCCTTGACCATGTCCCTTTGCTTTGTTTTACAATACTAACAGATTAGCAGATTAAATACAATGCAGTATATAGAATACTTTTTTGAACAAATCAACAGATTACAGATCAGCTTCTGTGATGGCTTGTAGATGTTGTTGCAGGCTTTCAACATTTAGCCAAagcattaatgtgtgtgtgtgtgtgtgtgtgtgggggggggcaggatgaTGACCTTGAAGAAGGCGAGGTCAAAGACCCCATGGACCGAAAGATCAGACCACGTCCTATCTGCAGGTTCTTTGTCAAAGGTAGTCATAACACTCG
This genomic stretch from Gadus chalcogrammus isolate NIFS_2021 chromosome 9, NIFS_Gcha_1.0, whole genome shotgun sequence harbors:
- the trhr2 gene encoding thyrotropin releasing hormone receptor 2; the encoded protein is MAANGSARIAAPTNVSLGLTPPVAESLEFKTVSVFLVLLVCTAGIVGNVMVVLVVLTTRHMRTPTNCYLVSLAVADLTVLVAAGLPNVAESLSGTWVFGHSGCLGITYLQYLGINVSSCSITAFTVERYIAICHPMRAKTVCTVSRAKRIIAGVWVFTCIYCMLWFFLVDIKVVESGHVQCGYKVKRELYLPIYLIDFAIFYVVPLLLAIVLYGLIARILYLSPLPNQSDTGTVSTGAPTLRRSCRERAEVGKTVREKRPKSALSSRKQVTKMLAVVVVLFALLWMPYRTLVLLNSFMATPYLDDWFVLFCRTCIYANSAINPVIYNAMSQKFRSAFRGLYHCKGAEASHRRTLSSMNTACSTVREARLSQASSSSANAQMKDGGQRPGRPYPGEKGGLDETSRPPNGAGTHPGEGGPSANEGKDEDTERTVSEVQRGIQEGSPERNDDKDKDVRWKEHGIVSQRSLNDRRSGEPVETLVKNENVGTHPNPTPEGSDTVGLNKVAGRKTSNDVELIPDATEACF